One Candidatus Dadabacteria bacterium genomic window, GCCGCTCACGGAATTTATGGAAGACGGGAAAAACTCCCTGCTTGTCTCTCCCATGGACTGCGAGGCTCTCGCGAATGGAATTATCAGAATACTGGAATACGCAGATTTGCGTGAAAAGCTTATAGCCGGTGGCACAGACACCGCGGGACAATACGGATGGGACAGCGTGGCGCTTGAACATCTGAACATATACAGATACGTACTGAACGGAAGTGTTTTACGCGCGGCGCAGAAGAGGTGAAAACAATGAAAGTTGAGGCAATCTGGAAGAAAAACTATCAGGTAACCGTAAACGCGAGGCAGTTTGAAATACCGGTTGACGAAGCACCTGAATTCAGCGGGGAGGATACGGGAATGATGCCCACGGAGCTTTTTTTGTGTTCCCTGGCTTCGTGCTTCTGTCTTGCCATCGTTTATGCGGCAAGCAGAAGGAAAATCATGCTAAAAGACCTGAAAGTTGACGTTACGGGTGAGAAGAACGGAAGAAAATTCCTGTTTTCCAAGTGTATCATCAGTGTTAAAAGCTCCATCGCCC contains:
- a CDS encoding OsmC family protein, coding for MKVEAIWKKNYQVTVNARQFEIPVDEAPEFSGEDTGMMPTELFLCSLASCFCLAIVYAASRRKIMLKDLKVDVTGEKNGRKFLFSKCIISVKSSIARSSLEDLVDSAKRYCFITNTIKGGCPIEYSITPDLGSM